From a region of the Tolypothrix sp. NIES-4075 genome:
- a CDS encoding carboxymuconolactone decarboxylase family protein, whose protein sequence is MTNLIEYEDSSDEVRAVYDDIRATRQTDYINNFWKALANHPPTLQRTWETLKEVMASPGEIDPLMRELIYIAVSVTNGCEYCIASHTAAARAKGMSDVMFGEVMAIIATANMTNRLANGYQIPVDEQFKTL, encoded by the coding sequence ATGACCAATCTCATAGAATACGAAGACAGTAGTGACGAAGTGCGTGCAGTGTACGACGATATCCGCGCTACACGCCAAACTGACTACATTAACAACTTTTGGAAAGCTTTAGCCAACCATCCCCCCACCCTGCAAAGAACCTGGGAAACGCTGAAGGAAGTAATGGCTAGTCCTGGGGAAATAGATCCGCTGATGCGCGAATTAATTTACATTGCCGTCAGCGTCACGAATGGTTGTGAATACTGCATTGCCTCGCACACAGCAGCAGCGCGTGCGAAAGGAATGAGTGATGTCATGTTTGGCGAAGTGATGGCAATAATTGCCACCGCAAACATGACTAATCGCCTCGCCAACGGCTATCAGATTCCAGTGGACGAACAATTTAAAACTTTGTAA
- a CDS encoding beta-class carbonic anhydrase: MSQVLEEVLLANQAYAENFDKGQLAIPPARRFTILTCMDARLDPAKFAGLVEGDAHIIRNAGGRASDDAIRSLVISYKLLGTREWFVIHHSDCGMETFTDQTIRNLLANSLKTAKLDENGWHDIGEGSGSTEGEFIDWLTIDDQAKSVYADVKRIRFHRLVPREISIYGYIYDVKTGKLIEVPEATEIGKAS; this comes from the coding sequence ATGAGCCAAGTTTTAGAAGAAGTACTCCTGGCAAACCAAGCTTATGCCGAAAACTTTGACAAAGGTCAACTAGCCATTCCTCCCGCTAGACGGTTTACAATTCTCACCTGTATGGATGCTCGTTTAGATCCTGCCAAATTTGCTGGATTAGTAGAAGGAGATGCTCATATAATTCGTAATGCTGGGGGACGTGCTAGTGATGATGCTATTCGCTCTCTGGTTATCTCTTATAAACTCTTGGGAACCCGCGAATGGTTTGTCATCCACCACAGTGACTGTGGTATGGAAACTTTCACAGATCAAACTATACGAAATTTGTTGGCAAATAGCCTGAAAACTGCCAAACTTGATGAAAATGGCTGGCATGATATCGGTGAGGGATCGGGTTCGACAGAAGGAGAGTTTATTGATTGGCTTACCATCGATGACCAGGCAAAAAGTGTTTATGCAGATGTCAAACGCATCCGTTTCCATCGCTTAGTTCCCCGTGAAATTTCCATCTATGGATATATCTATGATGTGAAGACTGGAAAATTGATTGAGGTTCCTGAAGCAACAGAGATTGGTAAAGCATCATAA
- a CDS encoding glutathione S-transferase family protein: MSIYTVSNWEQLLEIAQQNTSARRVRRPGQSPSTAPIPSSLEKLPPDTTPPVLLYRDTNSWCPFCERVWFALEEKEIPFATEFIDLSNKPKWYTDLVPTTLVPAAKIEGELVYESKDILLALEKRFSSPSLLPEDAEENAVARELIESAETNGFFSLSYKFLREQTSDANELASLQAEFETKLDEIEQTLAKYSGPYFVSTFSLVDIIYSPHLDRLAANLPVYRGYHIKGNERFPRINAWFEALNQRPAYHRVKSDNITNNLLLRRRFGLEPLGNSLPLSTADSEAIEYRAEAAERLSDNHEAAIKDVLKNSGVQALVREGDTSAIEEAVDFHLRLLAEYLISGNSAPLPGGRVGGKDSFDPASAAVGAITLAYLRNRVCAPRDMSAGAATAFRRAADKVLASLY; encoded by the coding sequence ATGTCAATTTACACAGTATCTAATTGGGAACAACTGTTAGAAATTGCCCAACAAAATACCTCTGCTCGCAGAGTGCGTAGACCGGGACAATCTCCTTCTACTGCTCCCATACCCAGCAGTTTAGAAAAACTTCCTCCAGATACCACACCACCAGTTTTACTTTATCGAGATACTAACTCCTGGTGTCCTTTCTGCGAGCGGGTTTGGTTCGCTCTAGAAGAAAAAGAAATTCCATTTGCGACGGAGTTTATCGACTTAAGTAACAAACCAAAATGGTACACTGACTTAGTTCCTACAACCCTTGTCCCAGCAGCAAAAATTGAGGGAGAGTTAGTGTATGAATCTAAAGATATTCTCTTAGCCTTAGAAAAGCGATTTAGCAGTCCATCACTACTTCCTGAAGATGCAGAAGAAAACGCTGTTGCAAGAGAGCTAATTGAGAGTGCTGAAACTAACGGCTTTTTCAGTCTTAGCTACAAATTCCTGCGGGAACAGACTAGTGATGCTAACGAATTAGCAAGTTTACAAGCGGAGTTTGAAACTAAATTAGATGAGATTGAGCAAACCTTAGCTAAATACTCCGGTCCCTACTTTGTCTCAACCTTTAGCTTAGTAGACATCATCTACAGCCCCCATTTAGATAGATTGGCTGCTAATTTACCCGTGTACCGGGGTTATCATATCAAAGGAAATGAGCGTTTTCCTCGCATCAATGCTTGGTTTGAAGCACTTAATCAGCGTCCTGCTTATCATCGCGTCAAGTCGGATAATATCACCAATAATTTACTATTGCGTCGCAGATTCGGTTTAGAACCTTTAGGAAATTCATTACCTTTGTCAACCGCAGATAGTGAGGCAATTGAATATCGGGCAGAAGCAGCTGAAAGACTGAGTGATAATCATGAAGCAGCTATAAAAGACGTACTGAAAAACTCCGGGGTTCAAGCTTTGGTAAGAGAGGGTGATACCTCAGCAATTGAAGAAGCTGTTGATTTTCACCTTAGACTTTTGGCAGAATATCTCATCAGTGGTAATTCTGCACCCTTACCCGGTGGTCGAGTTGGTGGAAAAGATAGTTTCGATCCCGCATCTGCTGCTGTCGGAGCGATTACTCTCGCATATTTGCGGAATCGCGTATGTGCGCCCCGCGACATGAGCGCTGGTGCTGCAACTGCATTCCGAAGGGCAGCCGATAAAGTGTTGGCATCGCTTTATTAA
- a CDS encoding MFS transporter, with protein sequence MPLLQTQPQALSDSEKNWVLFGVGLGVLMSTLDVGIINVALPTLVNQLHSSFPQAQWTVLSYQLVSSGLVLGATRLGDMLGKKHLYLGGLILFTFSSLLCGFASSINWLIATRALQGLGAVFISGLGLAIITEVFPSSQRGRAVGIIGSVVSLGIALGPSAGGLLLGWTGWRSIFLINIPLGIVASFLVARVVPPSVVLGGKQRFDPFGALLALMTLGSFGLGMTQGQSQGFNSVSAVVLLAIALVSFVSFLLVESFLEQPLLELHLLRNLRLSMGLLSGWLVFIVLAGSLLITPFFLERVKHYPTVKVGLLLAVLPIASGLIAPIAGALSDRFNTRSIGLIGLALMIGGCLAISTCDNQLTESGYIWRYLILGLGLGLFRSPNDSTVMGAVPKERLGIASGLLSLSRTTGNTIGVPLIGSVFGALSASVAVGKDVAVAPPEAIIVAFDGTFRLAALLLCGAAVASAFRFHKNEQF encoded by the coding sequence TTGCCACTATTACAAACACAACCTCAGGCTTTGTCAGACTCAGAAAAAAATTGGGTTCTGTTCGGTGTTGGGCTGGGGGTGCTAATGTCTACCCTTGATGTAGGTATTATCAATGTAGCTCTACCCACACTAGTTAATCAGTTGCATTCCTCGTTTCCCCAAGCTCAGTGGACTGTGTTGAGTTACCAGTTGGTCAGTTCTGGCTTAGTTTTGGGAGCGACTCGCTTGGGCGATATGTTGGGTAAGAAACACCTCTATTTAGGGGGACTAATTCTATTTACCTTCAGTTCGCTATTGTGCGGTTTTGCATCTAGTATTAATTGGCTAATTGCTACTCGCGCACTTCAGGGACTAGGTGCGGTGTTCATCTCCGGACTTGGTTTAGCAATCATTACAGAAGTCTTTCCTAGCTCACAGCGGGGTCGGGCTGTGGGTATCATAGGCAGTGTGGTATCTTTGGGAATTGCTCTGGGTCCTTCGGCTGGGGGATTGCTTTTAGGATGGACAGGCTGGCGTAGCATTTTCCTAATCAATATACCACTGGGGATAGTAGCTAGTTTTTTAGTAGCTCGTGTAGTGCCACCTTCTGTGGTATTAGGGGGTAAACAACGCTTTGACCCCTTCGGAGCCTTATTAGCTTTGATGACGTTGGGCAGTTTTGGGCTAGGGATGACTCAAGGGCAAAGCCAGGGCTTTAACAGTGTTAGCGCTGTAGTGTTGTTGGCGATCGCCTTAGTAAGTTTTGTCAGTTTTCTCTTGGTTGAATCTTTTCTGGAGCAACCGCTGCTAGAACTACACCTGTTAAGGAATCTGAGGCTGAGTATGGGTTTGCTCAGTGGCTGGCTGGTGTTCATTGTCTTGGCTGGATCATTGCTAATCACACCCTTCTTTTTGGAGCGGGTTAAGCATTATCCCACCGTGAAAGTGGGGTTGCTACTGGCAGTATTACCGATCGCCAGTGGCTTGATTGCCCCAATAGCTGGCGCACTTTCAGACCGTTTTAACACTCGCTCAATTGGCTTAATCGGTCTGGCATTGATGATTGGCGGTTGTCTGGCAATTAGTACCTGCGACAATCAACTAACTGAATCAGGCTATATCTGGCGCTATCTAATTTTAGGTCTGGGGCTGGGTTTATTCCGATCGCCTAACGATAGCACTGTCATGGGAGCAGTACCAAAAGAGCGATTAGGAATTGCCTCTGGATTACTATCTTTGTCGCGTACCACAGGAAACACCATCGGAGTACCTCTGATTGGCTCAGTGTTTGGAGCCTTGAGCGCCAGTGTTGCAGTAGGTAAAGATGTTGCTGTTGCCCCTCCGGAAGCGATTATTGTGGCGTTTGATGGAACCTTTCGCCTCGCCGCACTACTCTTGTGTGGGGCAGCAGTGGCATCAGCTTTTAGGTTTCATAAGAACGAGCAATTTTAA
- a CDS encoding aldo/keto reductase, which translates to MKYVNLGKTGLKVSRLSLGTMTYGSGKWREWILEEEESRPFIKLALELGINFFDTADVYSLGVSEEILGRSLKDFAKRDQVIIATKVYSQVGDGPNDKGLSRKHIFDSIDASLQRLQTDYVDLYQIHRWDNETPIEETLEALHDLIKSGKVRYIGASSMYAWQFAKALYTADKHGWTRFVSMQNHYNLVYREEEREVIPLSRAEGIGIIPWSPLARGFLAGNRRPQGYGETTRAKTDDFAHNLYYQESDFQIVDRVVDLAKQRQVTPTQIALAWLLHQPGVTAPIIGASKIEHLKDAVEAVDLELSLDERKLLEEPYKPHPILGHR; encoded by the coding sequence ATGAAATACGTTAATCTTGGCAAAACTGGACTGAAAGTATCGCGCCTATCTCTTGGTACAATGACTTATGGCTCTGGTAAATGGCGAGAATGGATACTAGAAGAAGAAGAAAGTCGCCCCTTTATCAAACTTGCTTTGGAGTTGGGGATTAATTTCTTTGATACGGCTGATGTTTACTCTTTGGGTGTCAGTGAAGAAATATTAGGGCGATCGCTCAAAGACTTTGCCAAAAGAGATCAAGTCATCATTGCTACCAAAGTTTACAGCCAAGTGGGTGATGGTCCCAACGATAAGGGACTATCTCGCAAACATATTTTTGATAGCATTGATGCCTCATTACAACGACTACAGACAGATTACGTAGATTTGTACCAAATTCACCGTTGGGACAACGAAACACCGATTGAGGAAACTCTAGAGGCACTGCACGATCTCATAAAATCGGGTAAGGTACGTTACATTGGTGCATCGAGTATGTACGCATGGCAGTTTGCCAAAGCTCTTTACACCGCAGACAAACACGGCTGGACGCGCTTTGTTTCCATGCAAAATCACTACAACTTAGTTTATCGCGAAGAAGAACGAGAGGTAATACCATTATCTCGCGCTGAGGGAATTGGCATAATTCCCTGGAGTCCCCTTGCGCGAGGATTTCTAGCTGGAAATCGGCGTCCCCAAGGTTATGGTGAAACCACTCGTGCTAAAACCGATGATTTTGCCCACAATCTCTACTATCAAGAATCAGATTTTCAAATAGTCGATCGCGTTGTAGACTTAGCTAAACAACGTCAAGTTACCCCAACACAGATTGCTCTAGCTTGGCTATTACACCAACCGGGTGTAACCGCTCCCATTATTGGTGCTAGTAAGATAGAACATCTCAAAGATGCAGTAGAGGCTGTGGATTTAGAACTTTCTCTTGACGAGCGGAAGTTACTTGAGGAACCTTACAAACCTCACCCCATCTTAGGGCATCGCTAG
- a CDS encoding SDR family oxidoreductase produces the protein MAGKLDGKVAIITGASSGIGEATAIALSAEGAEVVIAARRGDRLDSLAKRIEASGGKALPIVADITDETQANNLVQKANAELGRVDILVNNAGVALTGNIDGGNTSDWRRMIDINVLGLLYTTHAVLPLLKTQKSGHIVNISSVAGRTARAGVGIYNATKWGVNAFSEALRQEVYKDNIRVTIIEPGLVDTEINNHITDPVAKQISEERRKTITPLQSEDIAAAIVYAVTQPQRVNVNEILIRPTEQER, from the coding sequence ATGGCAGGTAAATTAGATGGAAAAGTGGCAATTATTACCGGAGCTTCTTCAGGGATTGGTGAAGCAACAGCGATCGCTTTATCAGCAGAAGGGGCAGAAGTGGTAATTGCTGCTAGAAGAGGCGATCGCTTAGATTCCCTGGCAAAACGCATTGAGGCTAGCGGTGGCAAAGCATTACCCATTGTTGCTGACATAACTGACGAAACCCAGGCAAATAATTTGGTACAAAAGGCAAATGCAGAATTAGGGCGAGTAGATATCCTTGTCAACAATGCAGGTGTGGCACTGACTGGTAATATTGACGGTGGGAATACTTCAGACTGGCGGCGGATGATTGATATCAACGTCCTAGGACTGCTGTACACTACTCACGCCGTCCTACCTTTGCTTAAGACGCAAAAATCAGGACATATCGTCAATATCTCCTCAGTTGCTGGTCGGACAGCACGGGCGGGTGTAGGTATATACAATGCAACAAAATGGGGCGTAAATGCCTTCTCAGAAGCATTACGGCAAGAAGTGTATAAAGATAACATCCGCGTCACCATTATTGAACCAGGTTTGGTGGATACGGAAATTAACAACCATATTACCGACCCGGTAGCGAAACAGATTAGCGAAGAACGGCGCAAGACAATAACGCCACTGCAAAGCGAGGATATAGCAGCGGCGATCGTTTATGCTGTAACTCAACCGCAGCGCGTGAATGTTAATGAAATTTTGATTCGACCTACAGAGCAAGAAAGGTGA
- a CDS encoding cadmium resistance transporter, giving the protein MSWLIGTLLIGISAAFATTFDDNLYLTAFFGKVNRSFRPKHVIVGEFLGFTALVFASLPGFLGGLVVPEAWIGLLGLLPVAIGVTHLMSRENNEEVVQDVSVNLDAGKPQRQKKSLLATLRDRQTYRVSAVTIANGGNNIGIYVPLFASSNLPSLGVILCVCYFTVGLWCFMSYHMTRNPLMAPVLTRYGRKIFPFVLIWLGLSILMKSGTFQLIPSFSTLYN; this is encoded by the coding sequence ATGAGTTGGTTAATTGGTACTTTACTTATCGGGATTTCTGCTGCTTTTGCAACTACCTTTGATGATAATTTGTATTTGACGGCTTTCTTTGGTAAAGTCAATCGTTCGTTTCGTCCCAAGCATGTTATTGTCGGTGAATTTTTAGGATTTACTGCCTTAGTATTTGCTAGTCTCCCTGGTTTCTTAGGTGGTTTAGTTGTTCCAGAAGCTTGGATTGGATTGCTAGGTTTGCTTCCAGTGGCAATTGGCGTGACTCATCTCATGAGTCGAGAAAATAATGAAGAAGTAGTGCAAGATGTGTCAGTTAACTTAGATGCTGGCAAACCTCAGCGTCAGAAAAAATCGCTATTGGCAACTTTACGCGATCGCCAAACTTACCGCGTTTCTGCTGTCACCATTGCCAATGGGGGAAACAATATTGGAATCTATGTGCCGTTATTTGCCAGTAGTAATCTTCCCAGTTTGGGCGTAATTTTATGTGTTTGCTATTTTACGGTTGGATTGTGGTGTTTTATGTCTTACCACATGACTCGTAATCCTCTCATGGCTCCGGTTCTAACCCGCTATGGTCGGAAAATCTTTCCCTTCGTATTAATCTGGTTGGGACTCTCTATCTTGATGAAAAGTGGAACCTTTCAACTTATACCTAGTTTTTCAACACTTTATAATTAA
- a CDS encoding sulfatase: MTQQTNSSMNRRRFLAMTAASTLMATGGANLFSRATAKSRRRLNVLFILVDDMGWGDLSIYGRPDFDTPNLDRLAQQGVRFTNAYSAQTVCTPTRIAFYTGRYPARLPIGLREPLSNITQAGSSVGLPPNHPTIASLLKGNGYETALVGKWHCGYPPNYSPLKSGFDEYLGNLSGGIDYFTHKDGSGVVDFYEGEEIADRAGYATDLYTERAVEFIQRDRSKPFYLSLHYNAPHWPWEGPEDEELSRSFYNTNGYTAGGSQEIYAAMVQRLDEGVGKVLEALDASGQSDNTLVIFASDNGGERYSYFGPFQGRKGSLYEGGIRVPTFIRYPGVTQANQVSNQVIITHDLTATILAATRTSFDPDYPLDGQNLIPLLRSKRKVLPRTLFWRYGGAARTQKAVRSGNWKYLNLAGEEYLFNLSTDLGETVDLKDSHPKVFTHLRNQFEDWNSQVLPYES; encoded by the coding sequence ATGACGCAGCAGACTAACAGCAGCATGAATCGTCGTAGATTTCTAGCTATGACGGCTGCCAGTACTCTTATGGCGACAGGTGGTGCGAATCTATTCTCAAGAGCAACAGCTAAATCTCGTCGTCGCCTAAATGTGCTGTTTATTTTAGTTGATGATATGGGTTGGGGCGATCTCAGTATCTACGGACGACCAGATTTTGATACCCCAAATCTAGATCGACTTGCACAGCAGGGAGTACGCTTTACTAATGCCTACTCAGCGCAAACCGTTTGCACTCCTACACGAATTGCTTTCTACACTGGTCGCTATCCGGCTCGGCTGCCGATTGGGTTGCGGGAACCCTTAAGCAATATTACGCAAGCTGGTAGTAGCGTAGGATTACCACCCAATCATCCAACCATTGCCTCATTATTGAAAGGCAACGGCTATGAAACTGCATTAGTTGGTAAATGGCACTGCGGTTATCCGCCTAACTATAGTCCTCTCAAAAGCGGCTTTGACGAGTATTTGGGAAACTTAAGCGGTGGAATTGATTACTTCACCCATAAAGACGGTAGCGGTGTAGTGGATTTTTATGAAGGTGAAGAGATCGCAGACCGTGCTGGGTATGCTACAGACTTGTATACAGAAAGAGCAGTTGAATTCATTCAACGCGATCGCTCTAAGCCATTTTATCTCAGTCTGCATTACAATGCGCCCCATTGGCCTTGGGAAGGACCAGAAGATGAAGAATTGAGCCGCAGTTTTTATAACACTAATGGTTATACAGCCGGAGGCTCGCAAGAAATCTATGCCGCTATGGTGCAGCGTTTGGATGAGGGAGTCGGCAAAGTATTGGAGGCATTGGACGCAAGCGGACAGTCTGATAATACGTTGGTAATTTTTGCCAGTGATAATGGCGGAGAACGATACTCTTACTTTGGACCATTCCAGGGGAGAAAGGGCAGTTTATACGAAGGTGGTATACGAGTGCCTACCTTCATTCGCTATCCTGGTGTGACTCAAGCCAATCAAGTTAGCAACCAGGTGATTATCACCCATGATTTAACTGCAACTATTCTTGCTGCCACGAGAACAAGTTTCGATCCAGACTATCCACTGGATGGTCAGAATTTAATTCCACTGCTGCGTAGTAAACGAAAGGTGTTACCCCGAACTTTGTTTTGGCGCTATGGAGGGGCAGCAAGAACGCAAAAAGCCGTGCGAAGCGGCAATTGGAAGTATTTGAATCTGGCAGGGGAAGAGTATTTGTTCAATTTATCAACCGATCTAGGCGAAACCGTAGACCTCAAGGATAGTCATCCAAAAGTATTTACGCATTTACGTAACCAATTTGAAGATTGGAATTCGCAAGTTTTGCCTTACGAATCTTAA
- a CDS encoding LLM class flavin-dependent oxidoreductase — protein sequence MVDIKFAYWVPNVSGGLVVSKIPQRTDWTFDYNAQLAQTAEQVGFDYALAQARFIASYGAEYQLEALTTVAALAPVTERLKLIAAVHPGLWHPGVVAKMGATIDFISKGRFALNVVSGWFKGEFTIYGEPRKVKHDICN from the coding sequence ATGGTGGATATTAAGTTTGCATATTGGGTTCCCAACGTCAGTGGTGGATTGGTTGTCAGCAAAATTCCTCAACGCACAGATTGGACATTCGATTACAATGCCCAACTCGCTCAAACTGCGGAACAGGTAGGCTTTGACTATGCCTTGGCACAAGCTCGCTTTATTGCCAGTTACGGTGCTGAATACCAGCTAGAGGCACTGACTACAGTTGCAGCTTTAGCACCTGTGACTGAACGGCTGAAATTGATTGCCGCAGTTCATCCGGGATTATGGCATCCGGGTGTAGTTGCCAAGATGGGTGCGACAATTGATTTTATTTCCAAAGGTCGCTTTGCTCTAAATGTTGTCAGTGGTTGGTTTAAAGGTGAATTCACAATTTATGGCGAACCAAGGAAGGTAAAACATGACATCTGTAATTAA
- a CDS encoding formylglycine-generating enzyme family protein: MKQHRQSESAIATATPTHRAPSPGKPPDKEMVWIPGGTFTMGSDHHYPEEAPTQRVTVSGFWMDRHTVTNKEFQRFVKATRYVTVAERLPNPQDYPGALPELLVPGSLVFQQPLRPVDLHSISWWSYIPGANWRHPDGPGSSIKGRENYPVVHIAYEDASAYATWAGKALPTEAQWEFAARGGLEGAVYVWGNEFPKNKLLANIWQGEFPWQNFKSHPPRPEPVGSYPANNYGLYDMTGNVWEWTMDWYRSHSLPSKPKSCCIPVNPKGGTLEESFDPNFSKIRIPRKVLKGGSFLCAASYCFRYRPAARHAETIDTSTCHIGFRCVSSN, translated from the coding sequence ATGAAACAGCATAGACAGAGTGAGTCAGCGATCGCCACAGCAACTCCAACTCATCGTGCCCCAAGTCCAGGAAAACCGCCTGACAAAGAGATGGTTTGGATTCCAGGCGGTACGTTTACAATGGGGTCGGATCATCATTATCCAGAAGAAGCACCCACACAACGTGTTACGGTCAGTGGATTCTGGATGGATCGGCACACTGTGACCAACAAAGAGTTTCAGCGATTTGTCAAGGCAACTAGATATGTTACTGTTGCTGAACGCTTACCAAATCCGCAGGATTATCCTGGAGCGTTACCAGAATTGCTAGTCCCTGGCTCGTTAGTTTTTCAGCAGCCACTCCGTCCGGTTGATTTACACTCAATAAGCTGGTGGAGTTATATTCCTGGCGCAAACTGGAGACATCCTGATGGTCCTGGTAGCTCGATTAAAGGGCGGGAAAACTATCCAGTTGTGCATATTGCTTATGAGGATGCCTCAGCATATGCAACATGGGCTGGTAAAGCATTACCGACTGAAGCACAATGGGAGTTTGCCGCGCGTGGAGGTTTAGAAGGTGCTGTTTATGTCTGGGGTAATGAGTTTCCAAAAAACAAGTTATTAGCTAATATCTGGCAAGGAGAGTTTCCCTGGCAAAACTTCAAATCTCATCCACCTCGACCTGAACCCGTTGGCTCTTACCCTGCCAACAACTATGGCTTGTATGACATGACGGGTAATGTTTGGGAATGGACAATGGATTGGTATCGATCGCACTCCCTCCCATCCAAACCGAAATCTTGCTGTATTCCTGTGAATCCCAAAGGTGGCACTTTGGAAGAAAGTTTTGATCCCAACTTCTCAAAAATCCGAATTCCCAGAAAAGTCTTGAAAGGCGGTTCGTTTCTTTGTGCAGCGAGTTACTGCTTTCGCTATCGTCCAGCAGCTCGTCATGCAGAGACAATTGACACTTCAACCTGTCATATTGGATTTCGTTGTGTGTCATCCAATTAG
- a CDS encoding SfnB family sulfur acquisition oxidoreductase, with protein sequence MTSVINTDTEQKAYVIRDDTEAIAIAQELAAEFVKRDSERDRQGKIPVDEVNRYSQSGLWGITVPKEYGGAFVSNVTLAEVTKIISEADSSLGQIPQNHLYIVESIRLDGTEEQKRFFFDLVLQGKRFGNAFSEIGTKSVTDVQTRLEKSGDGYVLNGRKFYSSGALVADWIPVIARNDDDKTVIALVERGTPGLNVIDDWSSFGQRTTASGTTIIENVKVSAEHVIPHFLAFERPTTQGPIAQIIQAAVDVGIAKAALRDTIHYVRNYARPWIDVELKHGYEDPLTIYNIGSIVIQVHAAEALLCRSGEYIDRAIADPTDISVAEASIAVAEAKALAAEAGILTTNKLFELAGTKSTLQQYNLDRHWRNARTHTLHDPARWKYYAVGNFYLNGVNPPRHPWL encoded by the coding sequence ATGACATCTGTAATTAATACGGACACTGAACAAAAAGCTTATGTGATTCGTGATGATACAGAAGCGATCGCGATCGCCCAAGAATTAGCCGCTGAATTTGTCAAACGAGATTCTGAACGAGATAGACAAGGGAAGATACCTGTTGATGAGGTAAACAGATACTCTCAAAGTGGGTTGTGGGGAATCACAGTTCCCAAAGAGTATGGCGGTGCTTTTGTATCTAATGTCACTTTGGCAGAAGTAACCAAAATTATCTCGGAAGCTGATTCGAGTTTGGGGCAAATCCCCCAAAATCACTTGTATATCGTGGAATCCATTCGATTGGATGGCACGGAAGAACAAAAACGTTTTTTCTTTGACCTAGTATTGCAAGGTAAGCGATTTGGCAACGCTTTCTCGGAGATTGGCACCAAATCAGTAACCGATGTCCAGACACGCTTGGAAAAGTCTGGAGATGGATACGTTCTCAACGGACGAAAATTCTATTCTAGCGGTGCATTGGTAGCAGATTGGATTCCGGTGATTGCTCGCAATGATGACGATAAAACAGTAATTGCTCTTGTAGAACGCGGTACACCAGGCTTAAATGTAATTGACGATTGGAGCAGTTTTGGGCAGCGTACCACCGCCAGCGGCACCACTATTATTGAGAACGTCAAGGTGTCCGCAGAGCATGTGATTCCTCACTTCTTAGCCTTTGAACGCCCAACTACCCAAGGACCGATCGCCCAAATTATTCAAGCAGCGGTAGATGTCGGCATAGCCAAAGCAGCGTTGAGAGATACAATCCATTATGTTCGCAATTATGCTCGTCCCTGGATTGATGTGGAACTAAAGCATGGTTACGAAGATCCGCTAACTATCTATAATATTGGCAGCATAGTTATCCAAGTTCATGCAGCCGAAGCACTGCTGTGTCGTTCGGGTGAATATATTGATCGCGCGATCGCAGATCCAACCGATATCAGTGTGGCAGAAGCTTCTATTGCTGTGGCTGAAGCGAAAGCACTAGCTGCGGAAGCGGGGATTTTGACGACTAACAAGCTGTTTGAGTTGGCGGGTACTAAGTCTACCTTGCAGCAATATAATTTAGATCGCCACTGGCGCAATGCTCGCACTCATACTCTACACGACCCTGCTCGCTGGAAATACTACGCCGTTGGAAACTTCTACTTGAATGGTGTTAATCCACCGCGTCATCCTTGGCTGTGA
- a CDS encoding DOPA 4,5-dioxygenase family protein translates to MKQDSTEITSFHAHVYFDTASRDTAARVRDSLGARFDVQLGRWHDKPIGPHPKAMYQVAFLADQFSQVIPWLMLNHEGLDILIHPNTGDDVKDHTDHSLWLGEKLELNIEFLRQVRTNSG, encoded by the coding sequence ATGAAACAAGATAGCACCGAAATTACTAGTTTTCACGCTCATGTCTACTTCGATACCGCGAGTCGTGACACAGCCGCGCGTGTACGCGATTCCTTGGGCGCTAGGTTTGATGTACAGCTCGGACGCTGGCATGATAAGCCTATCGGACCACACCCAAAAGCGATGTATCAAGTTGCATTTTTAGCAGATCAGTTTAGCCAGGTTATCCCGTGGTTAATGCTTAATCATGAAGGGTTGGATATTCTTATTCATCCCAATACAGGCGATGATGTGAAAGACCATACTGACCATTCCTTGTGGCTGGGAGAGAAACTAGAACTGAATATTGAGTTTCTCAGGCAGGTTAGAACAAATTCTGGCTAA